GAGGTGTGGGCGCGGCGGTCCCGCCTGGTCCGGCAGTCGGCGGAGGCGGGGAGGCAGTTCGCCGGCCTCGACGGCGGCGCGGTCGTCGCCACGGGGGCCCTGCTCGACATGACGCAGTGGTGGCACGGGCGGGCGGTCCCGGCGGCCGGCGTCAGCGCGATCACGGTGGCCCCCGAGGAGCGCGGCCGGGGGCTCGGCCGACGCCTGATGTCGGACCTGCTGGAGCGGTGCGCCGATCTCGGCCACCCGCTCGCCATGCTCTATCCGGCCACGACGCGGCTCTACCGGTCGCTCGGCTGGGAGCACGCGGGGGGCTGGCACCACGTCGACCTGTCCACCGAGGCCCTGCGCACGATCGCGGCCGAGCGGGTCCCCGTCCGCAGGGCCGGGCCCGGCGACGCCGCGGAGGTGGCCGCCGTGGTCGGCGGCACGCACCGGACCGCGCTCGACTCCGGCCCGGTCGGCTGGCCCGAGGCGAGGTGGCGCGTGCTTCTGGACGACCCGGACGCCTACCACTACCTGGCCGAGGACGGGTTCCTCTCCTACCGCTGGGCGGAGGGCAACGCCGGGCTGGAGGTCTCGCGACTCGTCGCCTCGTCCGAGAGGACGCTGAGGGCCCTGTGGGCCATCGTCGGGTCCGGTTCGTCCACCGCCGAGTCGGTGCGGGCCTGCGTGTCGCCGATGGACCCGGTGCTGTGGCTGCCGCGCGAGCGCGAGCGCGAGGCCGTCCACCGCTCCCAGTGGATGCTGCGGGTGGTCGACGCGCCCGCGGCGATCGCGGCGCGCGGCTACCCGGCCGGGGTGGCCGCCGGCGTGCCGCTGGAGATAGACGATCCCCAGCGTCCGGCCAACTCGGGCCACTGGCGCCTGGAGATCGAGGACGGACGGGGACGGCTGGAGCGCTCCGCCGCCGGCTCCGGCGCCGTGCGCCTCGGACCGCGCGGCCTGTCGGCCCTCTACTGCGGGATCCCGGTGCCGACCCTGCGCCGCGCCGGGCTGCTGGAGGGCGGCGACGCGGAGGCGCTCGGGGCCGCCTTCGCGGCCACGCCGTTCTCACTGGATTACTTCTGACCGGCCGCGCGGATTGATAGCGTTGGCGGCCGAACAGATGATCGAAGGAGCGGCCGTGCGGGTGATGGGGGTGGACCCCGGGCTCACCCGGTGCGGGGTCGGGGTCGTCGAGGGCGCCCCGGGGAAGCGGCTGCACCTGGTGCACGTGTCGGTCGTGCGGACCGCCCCCGACGAGGACCATGCCCTGCGCCTGCTGGGCGTCGAGACGGGCATCGCGGCCGTCATGGACGAGCTGCGCCCCGACGCCGTCGCCGTCGAGCGCGTGTTCTCCCAGCACAACGTGCGGACCGTGATGGGCACGGCCCAGGCCGCCGGGATCGCCATGCTGCTGGCCGCCCGGCGGGGCCTGCCCGTCGCGCTGCACACGCCCAGTGAGGCCAAGGCCGCCGTCACCGGGAACGGCCGCGCCGACAAGGCGCAGGTGACCAGGATGGTGACCCGGCTGCTGTCCCTGGAGACGGCGCCGAAGCCGGCGGACGCCGCGGACGCGCTCGCCCTGGCGATCTGCCACGTCTGGCGTGGGGGAGCGCAGCGGCGGCTCGCGCACGCGCAGGTGTCGCGCGTCGAGGAGGCGGCCAGGGCCGAACGGGAGCGGCTCGCCGCCCGGAGCAGAGGAGGAAACGTCCAGTGATCGCCTTCGTCAGCGGCCGGGTGGCCGCGGCCGGTCCCGACGGGGCGGTGATCGACGTGCACGGCGTCGGCCTCTCGCTGCAGTGCAGCCCCGCCACGCTGGCCGGCCTGCGGGTCGGGGAGCAGGCGCGGGTGCCGACCTCCCTCGTCGTCCGCGAGGACTCCCTCACGCTGTTCGGCTTCGCCGACGACGACGAGCGCACCGTCTTCGAGCTGCTCCAGACCGCCAGCGGCGTCGGGCCCCGCCTCGCCCTGGCGATGCTGGCGGTCCACTCGCCGAACGCGCTGCGCCGCGCCGTGTCCACCGAGGACGTGACGGCGCTCACCAAGGTGCCCGGCATCGGCAAGAAGGGCGCGCAGCGCATCGTCCTGGAACTGCGGGACCGCCTCGGCGGCCCGGTCGGCGACGACGGCGGCGACCTGCGCGCGCCCGCGCGCGCCGAGCCGTGGCGCCAGCAGGTGCAGATGGGCCTGGTCAACCTCGGCTGGTCGGCCAAGGACGCCGACTCCGCCGTGGACGCGGTCGCGGCCGAGCTCGACGGCGGCGAGACGCCCCCGGTCGCGGCCCTGCTGAGGTCGGCTCTGAAGAAGCTGAGCAAGCAGTGATGGATCCCGGGGAGGCGCGGGGAGCGGGGATGAGCGGGCCCGACGAGACAGGGCGGCTGGTGTCGGCGGACGCCGACGGGGTCGAGGAGCAGCAGATCGAGGCCGCGCTGCGGCCGAAGAAGCTGGACGACTTCGTCGGGCAGGAGCGGGTCCGCGAGCAGCTCTCGCTGGTGCTGCACGGCGCACTGGGGCGCGGCCGGACCCCCGACCACGTGCTGCTCTCGGGCGGGCCCGGGCTCGGCAAGACCACCCTCGCCATGATCATCGCCACGGAGCTGGGGCAGCCGCTGCGGATCTCCTCGGGTCCGGCGATCGAGCGGGCCGGCGACCTCGCGGCCGTGCTGTCGACCCTCGCCGAGGGCGAGGTGCTGTTCCTGGACGAGATCCACCGGCTGGCGCGGCCCGCCGAGGAGATGCTCTACATGGCGATGGAGGACTTCCGCGTCGACGTCGTCGTGGGCAAGGGCCCCGGGGCGACGGCGATCCCGCTCGACATCGCGCCTTTCACGCTGGTGGGGGCCACGACGCGGGCGGGCATGCTGCCCGGCCCGCTGCGCGACCGGTTCGGCTTCGTCGCGCACATGGACTTCTACGAGCCCGCCGAGCTGGAGATCATCGTCCGCCGGTCGGCCCGGCTGCTGGACGTGGAGATCGCCGATGACGCCGCCGCCGAGGTCGCCGGGCGCTCGCGCGGCACGCCCCGCATCGCCAACCGGCTGCTGCGCCGCGTCCGCGACTATGCCGAGGTCCGCGCCGACGGCGTGGTCACGCGGGAATCGGCCCGCGCGGCCCTGGCGTTGTACGAGGTGGACGAACGGGGCCTTGACCGGCTCGACCGTTCCGTCCTGGAGTCGCTGATGCGCAAGTTCGGCGGCGGGCCGGTGGGCCTGTCGACGCTGGCCGTGTCAGTGGGGGAGGAGCCCGAGACCGTCGAGGTCGTCGCGGAGCCGTTCCTCGTCCGGCAGGGGCTGCTCGCCAGGACCCCGCGCGGAAGGGTCGCCACCGCGGCGGCGTGGGCGCACCTGGGGCTTCCCCAGCCGCCGACGGCGCCGATGGCGGGCACCCTGTTCGACCTGGACAGGGACGCCGGCCGGACGGAATAGTGATCATCTGATAACGGGTTGGGAACTTCCCGGCGTCACCGATCGTCGCCTCGTTGCCGGGGTCTCGCGTACTCTCTAGACTCCGGGACTTGGTTCACCGTCTCCAGCCGGCGGTCCCGTTGCACGTGACCGGTCTGGTCACAGGCTGGGCAATCGACATCGGAAGGATGCCCCAGTAATGGGCAGCGACATGATTCTCGCGGCGAACTCCGGCGGTAGCGGGGCTTTCAACCTGCTCCTGCTCCTCGCCGTGCCACTGGTCTTCTACTTCCTGCTGATCCGGCCGCAGAGCAGGCGCCGGAAAGAGCAGATGCAGATGCAGAACGCCATGGAACCGGGCGCTCGCGTCCTCACGACCAGCGGCATCCGCGCGACCGTCGTGTCGGTCGACGACGACGGCATCGTTCTGGAGATCGCCGACGGCGTCGAGGTCCGGTTCGTCAAGCAGGCCGTGATGCAGGTCCTCAAGGACGACGAGCCCGAGGAGCTCGACGACGAGCACGACGGCGACGACGAGCCCGCCGAGGAGGAGGACGGCGACCGCGTCGACCTGTCCAAGGACGGCTCCGAGGTCGACCTGTCCAAGGACGGCTCCGAGGTCGACCTGTCCAAGGACGGCGACGACGAGGCCGCGGACACCGCGGGCGAGGACGGCGAGCCCGAGTCCAAGCCGAAGGGGAAGGCGAAGGTCGAGGCGGGCGACAAGCCCGCCTGACCCCTCTCACGGCGACGATTACGACGGGAAGTACGACGACAAGTGGCTCCGCCCAAGAATGCTCCCAAGCCCGGGCGCACGCTCCTCGCGCTCTTCGCGATCATGGTGGTCATGGCCGGTCTGGCGGTCTGGCAGGGGCAGACGAAGCCCAAGCTGGGCCTGGACCTCGCCGGCGGGACGACCGTGACGCTCACGGCCAAGACCGTGAACGGCAAGAACCCCCCGGCGAACCAGATGGACCAGGCCGTCAAGATCATGACGAAGCGCGTCAATGGTCTGGGGGTGTCCGACGCCGAGGTCGCCAAGCAGGGCAGCAACAACATCGTGGTGAACGTCCCCGGTGAGGGGCAGGGCCGCGTCGTCAACCTGATCGGGACGACGGCCAAGCTGCAGTTCCGCCAGGTGTTCGCGGTGGCCGACGGGAAGCCGTCGACCGGGGCGGCGCCCGCCCCGTCCCCCAGCCCGTCGAAGAGCGCGGGGGAGAAGAAGGACGGGAGCAAGAGCCCGTCGCCGTCCGCGTCGGCCTCCCCCTCGGGGGGCGCGTCGCCGTCGGCGTCGTCAACTCCGCGCGGCAGGGCCCTGTCGGGGGCGATGACGGCCCCGACGCCCAAGCCGTCCGGGTCGGCCGCGCCGTCCGCCGCGCCGTCGGCGTCGTCGCCGCTGGGCCAGCCGTCCGGCCGGCCCACGGCTCCCACGCAGGAGTACCCGGGCGTCACCGACAAGGCCGTGATCAGCCAGTTCGAGGCGCTGAACTGCTACGGCGGCGACCGGCGGGCCCCGGGGTCCAACGACCCGAACCGCAAGTTCGTCGCCGCCTGCGACCAGGACGAGGAGAGCGGCCAGGCCGCCAAGTACATCCTCGGCCCGGTCCGGGTCCTGGGCGAGAGCGTCTCCTCGGCGAGCGCGATGCCGCCGAACGCGCAGCAGGGCCAGGCCAGCTGGTCGGTCTCGCTGAAGTTCAACGGCACGGGCGCCCGCCAGTTCGGCGAGGTCACCACCGCCGCGTCCCAGGCCTACCAGCAGAACCCGTCCTCCCCGCAGGCGCAGGTCGCGATCGTGCTGGACGGCCAGGTCGTCTCCGCGCCCAGCATCCGCGAGGGCGCCATCACCGGCGGCACCGCCAGCATCGACGGTCCGCCCGACAGCTTCAACGAGCAGTACGCCACCGACCTCGCCAACGTGCTCAAGTACGGGGCGCTGCCGCTGGAGTTCAAGCAGAGCTCCATCGACGAGGTGTCGTCCACGCTGGGCTCCGACCAGCTGACCGGCGGGCTGATCGCCGGCGCGATCGGGCTCGGCCTGGTGGTGCTCTACTGCCTGTTCTACTACCGGGGCCTCGGCGTGGTGGCGGTCACCAGCCTGGTCGTGGCGTCGGTCATCACCTACGAGGCGGTGGTGATCCTCGGTGAGGGGATGGGCTTCCGGCTCTCCCTGCCGCACATCATCGGCCTGATCGTGTCCATCGGCATCACCGCCGACTCGTTCATCGTCTACTTCGAGCGGCTGAGGGACGAGCTGCGGGCCGGGCGCAAGCTGCGCTCGTCGGTGGAGAACGCCTGGAAGCGGGCGCGGCGCACGATCCTCGTCGCCGACGCCGTCACCTTCCTCGCGGCGCTGGTGCTGTACTTCCTCGCGGTCGGCGGCGTGGCCGGGTTCGCGTTCGCGATGGGCCTCACCACGCTCATCGACGTCGTCGTGGTGTTCTTCTTCACCAAGCCGATGGTCGCGCTGCTGGCGCGCACGAGCTTCTTCGGACGCGGGCATCCGATGTCCGGACTCGATCCGAGGCGCCTGCACAAGCCGCAGGACACCTCCGCCCCAGCCGCCCGCACGACGAGCCAGGAGGCCTGAGCATGGGAACGCGTGCGGCCATCTCCCGGATCTACCGGGGCGAGATCAGCGCGGACATCGTCGGCCGGCCGAAGATCTGGTACACGATCTCCGGGCTGCTGCTGGCGCTGTCGATCGCGGGCCTGCTGGTGCAGGGCCTGAACTTCGGCGTGGAGTTCAAGGGCGGCTCCGTCTTCACCTTCAAGGCGCCGAGCGCCTCGATCGAGCAGGTGCGCGGCGCCGTCACCGACGGCGGCGCCCACCAGGTGATCGTGCAGAAGGCGGGCGGCGACTGGCGGGTCACGACCGAGAGCCTGTCCTCCGACCAGGTCACCGAGGTCAAGACGAGCGTCTCCAAAGAGCTGACCGTCCCCGCCGACAAGGTCAGCACGCAGGTCGTCGGCGCCTCGTGGGGCGGTGAGATCCAGAAGAAGGCCTGGCAGGCGCTGCTGGTCTTCATGGTCCTGATCATCGCCTACCTGTCGGTGGCGTTCGAGTGGCGGATGGCCGTGGCCGCGGTCGTGGCGCTCGTCCACGACCTGGTGATCACGGCGGGCATCTACGCCTGGTCCGGCTTCGAGGTGACCCCGGCCACGCTGCTCGGCTTCCTGACGATCCTCGGCTACTCGCTGTACGACGCGGTCGTCGTCTTCGACATGATCAAGGAGGTCACCAAGCCGCTCGGCCCGACCTCCAGGACGACCTACAGCGAGGCGGCCAACCAGGCGCTCAGCAGCACGCTGGTCCGGTCGCTGAACACCTCGCTGGTGGCGATCCTGCCCGTCGGCGCGATCCTGTTCATCGGCACGACGCTGTTCGGCGCCGGCACGCTGAAGGACCTGTCGCTGGCCCTGTTCGTCGGCATGATCGTCGGAACGTACTCCTCGATCTGCGTGGCGACGCCGCTGCTCGTCCAGTTCAAGGAGCGCGAGCCGAAGTACAAGCAGATCCGGCAGAACATCGCCCGGCGCGAGCAGAGCTCCAAGCGGACGTCGAAGGCCAAGGTCAGCGCCGGGGCCGGCGCCTCCTCGCCCAGCGCGGGGGAGAACGGCCCGTCCGACGACGACGGCGGCGGAGACCAGCAGGGCACCCCCGAGATCCGCAGCACGGTCACCGTGCGGAAGGTCGTGCAGAGCGGGTCGCGGCAGCAGCCGAAGCGCGGGTCGCGGCAGCAGCGCCGCGGCGGCAAGTAGGGCGGGGACGCAGTGGACCTCGGCAAGCTGATCCAGGAGCGGATCCGCGACATCCCCGACTATCCCAAGCAGGGGGTGATGTTCAAGGACATCACCCCCCTGCTGGCCGACCATGTGGCGTTCGCCGGGGTGGTCGACGCCGTGGTGAACCACCACGGCCGCGGCACCATCGACAAGATCGTCGGTATCGAGGCCCGCGGGTTCATCCTCGCCGCGCCCGTCGCCTACCACTTCGGGGCGGGCTTCGTCCCGGTGCGCAAGAAGGGGAAACTGCCCTCGGCGACGGACGCGGAGACCTATGATCTCGAGTACGGGAGCGAGACGATCGAGATCCACCTCGACGCCTTCGACCCCGGCGACCGGGTACTGATCGTCGACGACGTCCTGGCCACCGGGGGCACGGCCAGGGCCGCCGCCGAACTCGTCCGGCGGGGCGGCGGAGAAGTCGTCGGGCTGTCGGTCCTCCTTGAGCTGTCGTTCCTGCACGGACGCGACAAGCTGGGGAATCTGGACGTTCACTCCCTGGTTACGGTCTAGTACGAAATAGGGCCGGATACACTGACGCCATCAGGGTCCGGCGGGAACGGGCGCGGCCCGCGCGAACGAGCGGTGCGGCGCCCGGGTGGACTAGGGAGGCTGGGTGCCAGGTGAGGTGGTATCGACCGACGCGGTGAACACCGCCGCCGAGGAACGGCGCGCGCCTCCACCGCCCGACGTCCGGCCGCCCGAGCCCGACGAGCCCGCCGTGCGGACGCCCGCGTCCGCCCCGCCCGCCCAGCCCTCGTCGGGATCCGATGTTCCCCCAGCCCCAGACCCAGGCCCCGGCGCCCCGGACGACGATGACGCGTCCGGGTCCGCCGCCCCGTCCAGGCCCACGCAGGCCACGATTCCGCCGTCCGCCGCCCGGGTGCGCCGCAGGCTCGCCAGGCTGGGCGCCCAGCGCGGTCCCGCTATGAACCCGGTACTCGAACCACTGATCAAGACGGTCCGCAACACGCATCCCAAGGCGGACCTCCGGCTCATCGAGCGCGCCTACGACGTGGCCGCGCACTACCACCGGCACCAGAAGCGCAAGAGCGGCGACCCGTACATCACCCATCCGCTCGCGGTCGCCACGATCCTCGCCGAGCTCGGCATGAACACCGAGACGCTCTGCGCCGCGCTGCTGCACGACACCGTCGAGGACACCCCCTACACCCTCGACCAGCTGAGCGCCGAGTTCGGCGACGAGATCGCCGCCCTGGTCGACGGAGTCACCAAGCTCGACAAGGTCAAGTACGGGGAGGCCGCGGAGGCCGAGACCGTCCGCAAGATGGTCGTGGCCATGTCCCGCGACATCCGCGTCCTGGTGATCAAGCTCGGTGACCGGCTGCACAACATGCGCACGCTGCGCTACATGCCGCGGCACAAGCAGGAGAAGAAGGCCCGCGAGACCCTGGAGGTGTTCGCGCCGCTCGCGCACCGCCTCGGGATGAACACGCTGAAGTGGGAGCTGGAGGACCTCGCGTTCGCCACGCTGTACCCCAAGCGGTTCGACGAGATCGCCCGCCTGGTGTCCGAGCGCGCCCCGCGCCGCGACGTCTACCTGCAGGAAGTGATCGAGAACGTCTCCACCGACCTGCGCGAGGCCCGGATCAAGGCCACCGTGACGGGCCGGCCCAAGCACTACTACTCGATCTACCAGAAGATGATCGCGCGGGACGTCAGCTTCGACGACATCTACGACCTGGTCGGCATCCGGGTCCTCGTCGACAGCGTCCGCGACTGCTACGCCGCCCTCGGCTCGATCCACGCGCGATGGAACCCGGTCCCCGGCCGGTTCAAGGACTACATCGCGATGCCGAAGTTCAACATGTACCAGTCGCTGCACACGACGGTGATCGGCCCGGAGGGCAAGCCCGTCGAGCTGCAGATCCGCACCTGGGGCATGCACCGCCGCGCCGAGTACGGCGTCGCCGCGCACTGGAAGTACAAGGAGGAGACGGTCGGCGGCCGCAAGGCCGGCGACATGCAGTGGCTGCGCCAGCTCCTCGACTGGCAGAAGGAGACCGCCGACCCGGCCGAGTTCCTGGAGTCGCTGCGCTTCGACCTGTCGGTCTCCGAGGTGTTCGTGTTCACGCCGAAGGGCGACGTGATCGCGCTGCCGCAGGGCGCCACGCCCGTCGACTTCGCGTACGCGATCCACACCGAGGTCGGGCACCGATGTATCGGCGCCCGCGTCAACGGGCGCCTCGTCCCCCTCGAATCGACCCTCGACAACGGCGACACTGTCGAGGTCTTCACCTCCAAGTCGCAGGACGCGGGCCCGAGCCGCGACTGGCTCGGCTTCGTCAAGAGCGCCCGCGCCCGCAACAAGATCAAGCACTGGTTCTCCAAGGAGCGCCGCGACACCGCGATCGAGTCCGGCAAGGACG
The sequence above is a segment of the Actinomadura coerulea genome. Coding sequences within it:
- a CDS encoding GNAT family N-acetyltransferase, translated to MEIRALAPDEADTVRDIRARAFGPLPDEVWARRSRLVRQSAEAGRQFAGLDGGAVVATGALLDMTQWWHGRAVPAAGVSAITVAPEERGRGLGRRLMSDLLERCADLGHPLAMLYPATTRLYRSLGWEHAGGWHHVDLSTEALRTIAAERVPVRRAGPGDAAEVAAVVGGTHRTALDSGPVGWPEARWRVLLDDPDAYHYLAEDGFLSYRWAEGNAGLEVSRLVASSERTLRALWAIVGSGSSTAESVRACVSPMDPVLWLPREREREAVHRSQWMLRVVDAPAAIAARGYPAGVAAGVPLEIDDPQRPANSGHWRLEIEDGRGRLERSAAGSGAVRLGPRGLSALYCGIPVPTLRRAGLLEGGDAEALGAAFAATPFSLDYF
- the ruvC gene encoding crossover junction endodeoxyribonuclease RuvC translates to MRVMGVDPGLTRCGVGVVEGAPGKRLHLVHVSVVRTAPDEDHALRLLGVETGIAAVMDELRPDAVAVERVFSQHNVRTVMGTAQAAGIAMLLAARRGLPVALHTPSEAKAAVTGNGRADKAQVTRMVTRLLSLETAPKPADAADALALAICHVWRGGAQRRLAHAQVSRVEEAARAERERLAARSRGGNVQ
- the ruvA gene encoding Holliday junction branch migration protein RuvA, which produces MIAFVSGRVAAAGPDGAVIDVHGVGLSLQCSPATLAGLRVGEQARVPTSLVVREDSLTLFGFADDDERTVFELLQTASGVGPRLALAMLAVHSPNALRRAVSTEDVTALTKVPGIGKKGAQRIVLELRDRLGGPVGDDGGDLRAPARAEPWRQQVQMGLVNLGWSAKDADSAVDAVAAELDGGETPPVAALLRSALKKLSKQ
- the ruvB gene encoding Holliday junction branch migration DNA helicase RuvB, translated to MSGPDETGRLVSADADGVEEQQIEAALRPKKLDDFVGQERVREQLSLVLHGALGRGRTPDHVLLSGGPGLGKTTLAMIIATELGQPLRISSGPAIERAGDLAAVLSTLAEGEVLFLDEIHRLARPAEEMLYMAMEDFRVDVVVGKGPGATAIPLDIAPFTLVGATTRAGMLPGPLRDRFGFVAHMDFYEPAELEIIVRRSARLLDVEIADDAAAEVAGRSRGTPRIANRLLRRVRDYAEVRADGVVTRESARAALALYEVDERGLDRLDRSVLESLMRKFGGGPVGLSTLAVSVGEEPETVEVVAEPFLVRQGLLARTPRGRVATAAAWAHLGLPQPPTAPMAGTLFDLDRDAGRTE
- the yajC gene encoding preprotein translocase subunit YajC, whose translation is MGSDMILAANSGGSGAFNLLLLLAVPLVFYFLLIRPQSRRRKEQMQMQNAMEPGARVLTTSGIRATVVSVDDDGIVLEIADGVEVRFVKQAVMQVLKDDEPEELDDEHDGDDEPAEEEDGDRVDLSKDGSEVDLSKDGSEVDLSKDGDDEAADTAGEDGEPESKPKGKAKVEAGDKPA
- the secD gene encoding protein translocase subunit SecD, which gives rise to MAPPKNAPKPGRTLLALFAIMVVMAGLAVWQGQTKPKLGLDLAGGTTVTLTAKTVNGKNPPANQMDQAVKIMTKRVNGLGVSDAEVAKQGSNNIVVNVPGEGQGRVVNLIGTTAKLQFRQVFAVADGKPSTGAAPAPSPSPSKSAGEKKDGSKSPSPSASASPSGGASPSASSTPRGRALSGAMTAPTPKPSGSAAPSAAPSASSPLGQPSGRPTAPTQEYPGVTDKAVISQFEALNCYGGDRRAPGSNDPNRKFVAACDQDEESGQAAKYILGPVRVLGESVSSASAMPPNAQQGQASWSVSLKFNGTGARQFGEVTTAASQAYQQNPSSPQAQVAIVLDGQVVSAPSIREGAITGGTASIDGPPDSFNEQYATDLANVLKYGALPLEFKQSSIDEVSSTLGSDQLTGGLIAGAIGLGLVVLYCLFYYRGLGVVAVTSLVVASVITYEAVVILGEGMGFRLSLPHIIGLIVSIGITADSFIVYFERLRDELRAGRKLRSSVENAWKRARRTILVADAVTFLAALVLYFLAVGGVAGFAFAMGLTTLIDVVVVFFFTKPMVALLARTSFFGRGHPMSGLDPRRLHKPQDTSAPAARTTSQEA
- the secF gene encoding protein translocase subunit SecF; its protein translation is MGTRAAISRIYRGEISADIVGRPKIWYTISGLLLALSIAGLLVQGLNFGVEFKGGSVFTFKAPSASIEQVRGAVTDGGAHQVIVQKAGGDWRVTTESLSSDQVTEVKTSVSKELTVPADKVSTQVVGASWGGEIQKKAWQALLVFMVLIIAYLSVAFEWRMAVAAVVALVHDLVITAGIYAWSGFEVTPATLLGFLTILGYSLYDAVVVFDMIKEVTKPLGPTSRTTYSEAANQALSSTLVRSLNTSLVAILPVGAILFIGTTLFGAGTLKDLSLALFVGMIVGTYSSICVATPLLVQFKEREPKYKQIRQNIARREQSSKRTSKAKVSAGAGASSPSAGENGPSDDDGGGDQQGTPEIRSTVTVRKVVQSGSRQQPKRGSRQQRRGGK
- a CDS encoding adenine phosphoribosyltransferase — protein: MDLGKLIQERIRDIPDYPKQGVMFKDITPLLADHVAFAGVVDAVVNHHGRGTIDKIVGIEARGFILAAPVAYHFGAGFVPVRKKGKLPSATDAETYDLEYGSETIEIHLDAFDPGDRVLIVDDVLATGGTARAAAELVRRGGGEVVGLSVLLELSFLHGRDKLGNLDVHSLVTV
- a CDS encoding RelA/SpoT family protein, whose product is MPGEVVSTDAVNTAAEERRAPPPPDVRPPEPDEPAVRTPASAPPAQPSSGSDVPPAPDPGPGAPDDDDASGSAAPSRPTQATIPPSAARVRRRLARLGAQRGPAMNPVLEPLIKTVRNTHPKADLRLIERAYDVAAHYHRHQKRKSGDPYITHPLAVATILAELGMNTETLCAALLHDTVEDTPYTLDQLSAEFGDEIAALVDGVTKLDKVKYGEAAEAETVRKMVVAMSRDIRVLVIKLGDRLHNMRTLRYMPRHKQEKKARETLEVFAPLAHRLGMNTLKWELEDLAFATLYPKRFDEIARLVSERAPRRDVYLQEVIENVSTDLREARIKATVTGRPKHYYSIYQKMIARDVSFDDIYDLVGIRVLVDSVRDCYAALGSIHARWNPVPGRFKDYIAMPKFNMYQSLHTTVIGPEGKPVELQIRTWGMHRRAEYGVAAHWKYKEETVGGRKAGDMQWLRQLLDWQKETADPAEFLESLRFDLSVSEVFVFTPKGDVIALPQGATPVDFAYAIHTEVGHRCIGARVNGRLVPLESTLDNGDTVEVFTSKSQDAGPSRDWLGFVKSARARNKIKHWFSKERRDTAIESGKDAIARAMRKQNMPLQRMMSGEALLALARDMRYPDVSSLYAAVGESQVSAQHVVQRLVDALGGVESAEEDLAEIALPTRRKRSRPAGDPGVVVADDPDVWVRLSRCCTPVPGDDIVGFVTRGHGVSVHRSDCANVESLRSQPDRLIDVKWSPGEDSVFLVAIQVEALDRPRLLSDVTRVLSDQHVNILSASVTTTRDRVAVSRFTFEMGDPKHLGHVLKAVRSIDGVYDVYRVTSGATK